One part of the Mangrovibacillus cuniculi genome encodes these proteins:
- a CDS encoding iron-containing alcohol dehydrogenase has protein sequence MNSFAFFNPTKLIFGKGELAKLSEEVAVYGKNVLLVYGGGSIKRNGLYDKVLSELAKIDANVVELSGVEPNPRLTTAEKGIALCKENNVDFVLAVGGGSVIDCAKLIIAGAKYEGDAWDLVTKKAFASEALPLGTVLTLAATGSEMNAGSVITNWETQEKYGWGSPVTFPKFSILDPEHTYSVPKDHTTYGIVDMMSHVFEQYFHNATNTPLQDRMCESLLVTVMEAAPKLQEDLTNYELRETILFSGTIALNGMLQMGYRGDWASHNIEHAVSAVYDIPHAGGLAILFPNWMKHTLKTNPARFAQLAERVFNVDPVGKTTEEIALEGIEQLRMFWTSIGAPSRLADYDITDEKIKLMADKAMANGPFGNFQSLHKEDVEAILRASL, from the coding sequence ATGAATTCATTCGCTTTTTTTAACCCTACAAAGCTAATCTTTGGAAAGGGTGAATTAGCTAAACTTTCTGAAGAAGTAGCAGTTTACGGTAAAAATGTTCTTCTAGTTTACGGTGGGGGTAGCATCAAACGTAATGGACTGTATGACAAAGTTCTTTCTGAGTTAGCAAAGATTGATGCAAACGTAGTAGAGCTTAGTGGGGTAGAGCCAAATCCACGATTAACTACTGCAGAAAAAGGTATTGCTCTTTGTAAGGAAAATAACGTTGATTTTGTCCTTGCAGTAGGTGGAGGAAGCGTTATTGACTGTGCAAAACTTATCATTGCTGGAGCAAAATACGAAGGTGATGCATGGGATCTAGTTACGAAAAAGGCTTTTGCTTCAGAGGCCCTTCCATTAGGTACAGTTTTAACATTAGCTGCTACAGGTTCTGAAATGAATGCTGGTTCTGTTATTACAAATTGGGAAACACAAGAGAAGTACGGTTGGGGAAGTCCTGTAACATTCCCTAAGTTCTCTATCTTAGATCCAGAGCACACATATTCAGTGCCTAAAGACCATACAACTTATGGAATTGTAGACATGATGTCACATGTATTCGAACAATATTTCCACAATGCAACAAATACTCCTTTACAAGATCGTATGTGCGAATCTCTTCTTGTAACGGTTATGGAGGCAGCTCCAAAACTTCAAGAGGATTTAACGAACTATGAGCTAAGAGAGACAATCCTATTCTCTGGAACTATCGCGTTAAATGGAATGCTTCAAATGGGTTACAGAGGAGACTGGGCTTCTCATAATATTGAACATGCCGTTTCCGCTGTGTATGATATTCCTCATGCTGGAGGTTTAGCAATTCTATTCCCTAATTGGATGAAGCACACGTTAAAAACTAACCCTGCTCGTTTTGCTCAACTTGCAGAAAGAGTATTCAACGTAGATCCTGTAGGAAAGACTACGGAAGAAATAGCTCTAGAAGGGATTGAACAACTACGTATGTTCTGGACTTCTATCGGAGCACCATCAAGATTAGCGGATTATGATATCACGGATGAGAAGATCAAGCTAATGGCAGATAAAGCTATGGCTAACGGGCCATTTGGTAACTTCCAATCCTTACACAAAGAAGATGTAGAGGCTATTTTACGAGCTTCTCTATAA
- a CDS encoding DUF378 domain-containing protein has translation MSALQRIALVLTIIGALNWGLIGFFQFDLVAAIFGGQDGAIARLIYGLVGIAGLINIGLLFVPTPRHEREAHPEPTR, from the coding sequence ATGTCTGCATTACAACGAATCGCATTAGTTCTAACTATAATAGGAGCATTGAATTGGGGATTAATTGGATTTTTCCAATTTGACCTTGTTGCCGCAATATTCGGAGGACAAGATGGCGCAATCGCGAGACTTATCTATGGTCTTGTTGGTATTGCCGGTCTCATTAACATAGGTTTATTATTTGTACCAACACCTCGCCATGAGAGAGAAGCTCATCCAGAGCCCACTCGTTAA
- a CDS encoding ornithine--oxo-acid transaminase: protein MTTTTTSIIEQTERFGAKNYHPLPIVIAKAEGVWVYDPEGNKYMDMLSAYSAVNQGHRHPAIIQALKDQADRVTLTSRAFHNDQLGPWYERICQLTGMDMALPMNTGAEAVETAVKTARRWAYDVKGVQEDCAEIIVCEGNFHGRTMTAVSLSSDPEYKRGFGPMLPGIKIIPYGDVEALKSAITENTAAFMVEPIQGEAGIVIPEDGYLKAVQDVCKENNVLFIADEIQAGLARSGKMFACDWGDVKPDMYILGKALGGGVFPISCVVANKEVLGVFNPGSHGSTFGGNPMACAVSIASLDVLVNEDLANRSLELGEYFKQALQEIDNPKIKEVRGKGLFIGVELTEAARPYCEQLKEKGLLCKETHDTVIRFAPPLVISKEELDWAINEIKTVLSA from the coding sequence ATGACAACTACAACTACTTCAATTATTGAACAAACTGAACGTTTTGGTGCGAAGAACTATCACCCACTTCCAATTGTTATTGCTAAAGCGGAGGGGGTTTGGGTATATGATCCAGAAGGCAATAAATATATGGATATGTTAAGTGCGTATTCTGCGGTAAACCAAGGACATCGCCATCCTGCTATCATTCAAGCGTTGAAAGATCAAGCAGATCGAGTGACATTGACATCACGTGCATTCCATAATGATCAACTTGGTCCGTGGTATGAAAGAATCTGTCAATTAACCGGTATGGATATGGCATTACCTATGAATACCGGAGCAGAAGCAGTGGAAACAGCTGTTAAGACTGCTAGACGTTGGGCTTACGACGTAAAAGGTGTACAAGAAGATTGTGCAGAAATTATTGTTTGTGAAGGAAACTTCCACGGTAGAACAATGACTGCTGTATCTTTATCATCCGATCCAGAGTATAAGCGTGGATTTGGACCAATGTTACCAGGGATAAAAATCATTCCTTATGGTGATGTGGAAGCGTTAAAATCTGCTATTACAGAAAATACAGCAGCGTTTATGGTGGAGCCTATTCAAGGGGAAGCAGGGATTGTCATTCCTGAGGATGGGTACTTAAAAGCCGTTCAAGATGTTTGTAAAGAAAATAATGTTTTATTCATAGCAGATGAAATTCAAGCAGGTCTAGCGCGTTCTGGTAAAATGTTTGCATGTGACTGGGGGGATGTTAAGCCAGACATGTACATTTTAGGTAAAGCGCTTGGTGGTGGAGTATTCCCTATTTCTTGTGTAGTTGCCAATAAAGAAGTATTAGGAGTGTTTAACCCTGGTTCACATGGTTCTACTTTTGGTGGAAACCCAATGGCTTGTGCGGTGTCAATTGCTTCTTTAGATGTGCTCGTAAATGAGGACTTAGCAAACCGTTCTTTAGAATTAGGAGAGTATTTCAAACAAGCACTTCAAGAAATTGACAACCCTAAAATAAAAGAAGTTAGAGGAAAGGGATTGTTTATTGGAGTGGAGTTAACGGAAGCTGCTCGTCCTTATTGTGAACAATTAAAAGAAAAAGGCTTATTGTGTAAAGAAACACATGATACAGTTATCCGCTTTGCTCCGCCTCTAGTGATTAGTAAAGAAGAATTAGATTGGGCAATTAACGAGATAAAAACAGTATTAAGTGCATAA
- the pruA gene encoding L-glutamate gamma-semialdehyde dehydrogenase, translating into MIPYKHEPFTNFSLEENAQAIREAIAYVDSYLGEEYPLTIGGEKVTTEDKIVSYNPADKNQVIGSVSKASRELAEKAMDVAYETFQTWRKVKPETRADILFKAAAIIRRRKHEFSALLVREAGKPWNEADADTAEAIDFLEYYARQMLRLKDGYKVESRVGEYNQFGYIPLGVGIVISPWNFPFAIMAGTAVAAIVTGNTVLLKPASTTPVVAAKFVEVMEEAGLPAGVLNFVPGSGSEIGDYLIDHPKTRFVSFTGSRDVGTRIYERAAVVQPGQIWLKRVIAEMGGKDTIVVDSDGDLELAAKSIVASAFGFSGQKCSACSRAVIVEDVYDQVLERAVELTKELQVGNPVDGKLFMGPVIDQAAYDKIMSYIDIAKEEGRIVAGGEGDDSTGYFVQPTIVADVDPNARLMQEEIFGPVVAFSKAKDFNHALEIANNTEYGLTGAVITRDRAKIEQAREDFHVGNLYFNRGCTGAIVGYQPFGGFNMSGTDSKAGGPDYLVLHMQAKTTSETL; encoded by the coding sequence ATGATTCCGTACAAACATGAACCATTTACTAATTTTTCTTTAGAAGAAAACGCACAAGCTATTCGTGAGGCTATTGCCTACGTTGATAGTTACTTAGGGGAAGAATATCCACTTACTATCGGTGGAGAAAAAGTTACAACGGAAGACAAAATTGTTTCCTATAATCCGGCAGATAAGAACCAAGTGATTGGTTCTGTGTCAAAAGCTAGTCGTGAATTAGCAGAAAAAGCAATGGACGTAGCATATGAAACGTTTCAAACTTGGCGCAAAGTGAAGCCGGAAACTCGCGCAGACATTTTGTTTAAAGCTGCAGCGATTATCCGTCGTCGCAAACATGAGTTTTCTGCTTTACTAGTCAGAGAAGCGGGTAAACCTTGGAATGAAGCGGATGCGGATACTGCAGAAGCGATTGATTTCTTAGAGTACTATGCTCGACAAATGTTGAGATTAAAAGATGGATATAAAGTAGAAAGTCGTGTTGGTGAATACAATCAATTTGGCTATATTCCATTAGGAGTTGGAATTGTTATCTCTCCTTGGAATTTCCCGTTTGCCATTATGGCTGGGACAGCAGTAGCTGCAATCGTTACAGGTAATACGGTACTTCTTAAACCGGCTTCTACAACTCCAGTAGTAGCAGCTAAATTTGTAGAGGTTATGGAAGAAGCAGGACTTCCTGCGGGCGTTCTAAACTTTGTACCAGGAAGCGGTTCTGAAATTGGAGATTATTTAATTGACCATCCAAAAACTCGTTTTGTCAGCTTCACTGGTTCTCGTGATGTTGGAACGAGAATTTATGAGAGAGCAGCAGTTGTTCAACCAGGACAAATTTGGTTAAAACGTGTTATCGCCGAAATGGGTGGTAAAGATACAATTGTTGTTGATTCTGATGGAGACCTTGAATTAGCGGCGAAATCAATTGTTGCTTCTGCTTTTGGATTCTCTGGTCAAAAATGTTCTGCTTGTTCAAGAGCGGTAATCGTAGAAGACGTTTATGATCAAGTGTTAGAAAGAGCAGTAGAACTAACAAAAGAATTACAAGTAGGTAACCCTGTAGATGGTAAACTTTTCATGGGTCCTGTTATTGATCAGGCTGCTTACGATAAAATTATGAGCTATATTGACATTGCAAAAGAAGAAGGAAGAATTGTAGCAGGAGGAGAAGGTGACGACTCAACTGGTTATTTTGTTCAACCAACTATCGTTGCAGATGTAGATCCTAATGCTCGATTAATGCAAGAAGAGATCTTTGGTCCAGTTGTTGCTTTCTCAAAGGCAAAAGATTTTAATCATGCATTAGAGATTGCGAACAATACAGAATATGGTTTAACTGGAGCTGTCATTACGAGAGATCGTGCAAAGATTGAGCAAGCTCGTGAAGACTTCCACGTTGGAAACCTATACTTTAACCGTGGTTGTACTGGAGCGATTGTTGGGTACCAACCATTTGGTGGATTCAACATGTCAGGTACAGACTCAAAAGCTGGTGGTCCTGATTACCTAGTACTACACATGCAAGCGAAAACAACTTCTGAAACTCTTTAA
- the yugI gene encoding S1 domain-containing post-transcriptional regulator GSP13 — protein sequence MTTKYQQGDVLEGKVTGVQAYGAFVALDEETQGLVHISEITHGFVKDVNEHLKVGDSVKVKVLSVDEAAGKISLSIRATEEAPAEQPKAAKKAPQARRRQAAPTVAHTDNDAAGFNTLKDKLQEWIEQSNREDLIKK from the coding sequence ATGACAACAAAATATCAACAAGGTGACGTTTTAGAAGGAAAAGTTACTGGTGTTCAAGCATACGGTGCTTTCGTTGCTTTAGACGAAGAAACGCAAGGTTTAGTACACATTTCAGAAATTACTCATGGTTTTGTTAAAGATGTTAACGAGCACCTAAAAGTAGGGGATTCTGTAAAAGTAAAAGTTTTATCTGTTGATGAAGCTGCTGGCAAAATCTCTTTATCTATCCGTGCTACGGAGGAAGCTCCAGCTGAGCAACCAAAAGCAGCGAAAAAAGCTCCTCAAGCTCGTCGTCGTCAAGCAGCTCCAACAGTTGCTCACACTGACAATGACGCTGCAGGTTTCAACACGTTAAAAGACAAGTTACAAGAGTGGATCGAGCAGTCTAACCGCGAAGATCTAATCAAGAAGTAA
- a CDS encoding alpha/beta fold hydrolase yields the protein MNHIEIKGISVYYEDYRPEEYEDTVVLLHGFLSSTFSFRRLIPYFQNHYRVIAIDLPPFGKSAKNLSFPYSYKNLGDIVVELLQQLNIQEAHFMGHSMGGQIALNVMNNHSGIAKKGVLLCSSGYLKPAHLLLKGVSRLPYFHHYIKVWLTRSGILRNIENVVHNTAIISDEMILGYVRPFLEEDIFKALSQMIRHREGDLPSTTLQSIQTPILLLWGEQDKVVPLSVGERLVKDLPNANLHVLKNTGHLIPEERPEETFTYVHSYLSSETVVKQEKNIIPFTPTFDTI from the coding sequence ATGAATCATATCGAAATCAAGGGGATTAGTGTTTATTATGAAGATTACCGTCCCGAAGAATACGAAGACACTGTTGTATTACTTCACGGTTTTTTATCTTCCACTTTTAGTTTTAGGCGCTTAATTCCTTATTTTCAAAACCATTATCGCGTCATTGCAATAGACTTACCACCATTCGGTAAAAGTGCAAAAAATCTTTCTTTCCCCTACTCCTATAAGAATTTAGGGGATATCGTAGTAGAACTACTCCAGCAATTAAATATTCAAGAAGCTCACTTTATGGGGCATTCCATGGGTGGACAAATTGCTTTAAATGTTATGAACAACCATAGTGGAATTGCCAAAAAAGGAGTACTTTTATGTAGTTCTGGTTATTTAAAACCTGCACATTTGCTATTAAAAGGAGTAAGTAGACTACCGTATTTTCACCACTACATTAAAGTATGGTTAACCAGAAGTGGTATTCTTAGGAACATTGAAAATGTGGTGCATAACACAGCTATTATTTCAGATGAAATGATTTTAGGGTATGTTCGCCCATTTTTAGAAGAAGATATTTTTAAGGCTCTCTCTCAAATGATTAGACATCGAGAAGGGGACTTACCGAGTACAACTTTACAATCCATCCAAACACCAATTCTTTTATTGTGGGGAGAACAAGATAAGGTTGTACCTCTTTCTGTAGGAGAACGATTAGTGAAAGACCTTCCAAACGCAAATCTGCATGTATTAAAGAACACCGGGCATTTAATTCCTGAAGAACGACCTGAAGAAACATTTACCTATGTTCACTCCTATTTATCTAGTGAGACCGTAGTAAAACAAGAGAAAAATATCATCCCGTTTACCCCTACTTTTGACACAATATAA
- a CDS encoding DUF1871 family protein encodes MDVVELNLALVDTLQKWDPLRIGEENYETEIADVIQAVHKLTDEEKLAKEIQFIYEFSYEQIIPLQSCKSVAKQLLSLKEISECQ; translated from the coding sequence ATGGACGTAGTGGAACTGAATTTAGCGTTAGTTGACACTCTTCAAAAATGGGATCCTCTTCGAATTGGGGAGGAGAATTATGAAACAGAGATTGCGGATGTTATTCAAGCGGTCCACAAATTAACTGATGAAGAAAAATTAGCGAAGGAAATACAATTCATTTATGAATTTTCTTATGAGCAAATAATACCGTTGCAATCATGTAAGAGTGTTGCAAAGCAATTATTGAGCCTGAAAGAAATAAGTGAATGTCAGTGA
- a CDS encoding superoxide dismutase family protein: MKKIGLLLSVLIISGCALEQGSSANVSVINSDGDEIGTVEMQESPEGVKMSFDLTGLPPGEHAVHIHNKNKCDIPDFLSAGEHLNPDDKQHGLLNPEGAHAGDLPNLIADEQGVVKVDIVAPGVTLKDGKTTLFTKDGTSIVIHENADDGMSQPAGNGGERIACGEIKKK; encoded by the coding sequence ATGAAAAAAATAGGTTTATTGTTATCAGTACTAATTATTAGTGGATGTGCGTTGGAACAAGGGTCTTCTGCCAATGTCTCTGTCATCAACAGCGATGGTGATGAAATTGGTACGGTTGAGATGCAAGAAAGTCCTGAAGGGGTAAAGATGTCCTTTGATCTCACCGGTTTACCTCCGGGAGAGCATGCGGTACACATACATAATAAAAATAAATGTGACATACCAGATTTTCTTTCAGCAGGAGAGCACCTAAATCCTGATGATAAGCAACATGGATTATTAAATCCAGAAGGTGCTCATGCAGGGGACTTACCCAATTTAATTGCGGATGAGCAAGGAGTTGTAAAGGTAGATATTGTCGCACCTGGTGTAACATTGAAGGACGGAAAGACTACTTTATTTACGAAAGACGGTACATCCATAGTTATTCATGAAAATGCAGATGATGGAATGTCTCAACCTGCTGGGAACGGTGGAGAACGAATTGCGTGCGGAGAAATTAAGAAGAAATAA
- a CDS encoding peptidylprolyl isomerase, with amino-acid sequence MKKWLVGLSLVVLAGCGTNASEGTNGNGAEQTEQTEENPQVEETEAVNYPQLDLVSLEENPTVTMKTNLGDITIALFPKQAPKAVENFITHSKNGYYDGVTFHRVIQDFMIQGGDPQGTGMGGESIYGAPFEDEFSKELFHFTGALSMANSGPNSNGSQFFIVKAPAVTADLVSQMKEVGFPDEVIGHYEEVGGTAWLDGKHTVFGQVVEGMDVVEIISTVETGQNDAPVEKVVIEGIEVQE; translated from the coding sequence ATGAAAAAATGGTTAGTAGGACTTAGTCTAGTTGTGTTGGCTGGGTGTGGAACAAATGCATCAGAAGGTACAAACGGAAATGGAGCAGAACAGACAGAGCAAACAGAAGAAAATCCACAGGTGGAAGAAACAGAAGCGGTAAATTATCCGCAACTAGATTTAGTATCTCTTGAAGAGAATCCAACAGTAACCATGAAAACTAATTTAGGAGACATAACTATAGCTTTATTCCCTAAACAAGCTCCAAAAGCGGTAGAAAACTTTATCACGCATAGTAAAAATGGTTACTACGATGGAGTTACTTTCCATCGTGTAATCCAAGACTTTATGATTCAAGGTGGAGATCCACAAGGAACTGGAATGGGGGGAGAAAGTATTTATGGTGCACCTTTTGAAGATGAATTTTCTAAAGAATTATTTCACTTCACTGGAGCGTTGTCTATGGCTAACTCCGGTCCAAACAGTAATGGAAGTCAATTCTTCATTGTGAAGGCTCCCGCTGTGACAGCTGATTTAGTTTCACAAATGAAAGAAGTAGGATTTCCTGATGAAGTGATTGGCCACTATGAGGAAGTTGGTGGAACAGCTTGGTTGGATGGGAAGCACACGGTTTTTGGACAAGTAGTTGAAGGTATGGATGTAGTAGAAATTATTTCTACTGTGGAAACTGGACAGAACGATGCGCCTGTGGAGAAAGTTGTTATTGAAGGAATAGAAGTACAAGAGTAG
- the kapB gene encoding kinase-associated lipoprotein B — protein MSTYVKAFYKTGAYVGKIHSEDHRGTVVEILSVIKHPKQGDLHNPNSIDVPLFHERKALANHEKAIIPTSMIKPHNAGFLEYKDSLIKAVTEYEESLLESSTAFSDACYNALQEVKKEYQLMYRISFP, from the coding sequence ATGAGTACATATGTTAAAGCATTTTATAAAACTGGTGCCTACGTAGGAAAAATTCATTCAGAGGACCATCGAGGCACAGTAGTAGAAATTCTTTCCGTTATAAAGCATCCAAAACAAGGAGACCTTCATAACCCCAATTCTATTGATGTGCCTCTGTTTCATGAAAGAAAAGCACTTGCCAATCACGAAAAGGCAATAATACCTACTAGCATGATTAAACCACACAATGCGGGATTTTTGGAATATAAAGATTCATTAATTAAAGCGGTAACAGAATATGAAGAAAGTTTACTAGAGTCTTCTACGGCTTTTTCTGACGCATGTTATAACGCCTTACAAGAGGTTAAAAAAGAATATCAATTAATGTACCGCATCTCCTTTCCATAA
- a CDS encoding transglycosylase domain-containing protein codes for MIGCFITLLSIIVVQLANVREDLNKIQNVNTPKLNTSLLELPQTSLILDNNEKPIYEYRVPFRKSLDLEEIPHILQQLFIQSEDQFFYQHKGFDLTAITRAFILNAKHNGIEQGGSTITQQLVRNVYLTHEQTYSRKMNELILSYQLEKEFSKDKILETYLNAIYFANQAYGVEAASKTYFAKTVGELSTAEMAFIAAIPNNPTLYDPYKNFEKTKERQERLLSILAQQEVLTNEEAEKGKQEKIVLASPTEYLSYDNYISFVEREMRDLIQSSYSLTDETEVQQKAVEAKVAQVLQKGVKIYTYMDPSTQKNTENALDLLSSKDELQGASVVINHKENSIIALTGGVNYSRGDFHRGFQAVRQPGSTIKPLLSYAPYIERKNSSIYDSVDARTVCFTSTYCPSNYGGQNTELLPLLLLCQNHLTLQLSNY; via the coding sequence GTGATTGGGTGTTTTATCACTTTGTTGTCTATCATCGTTGTACAACTAGCTAATGTTAGAGAAGATTTAAATAAAATACAGAATGTTAATACACCTAAATTAAATACTTCGTTACTAGAATTACCACAAACTAGTCTGATATTGGACAATAATGAAAAGCCTATCTATGAATATCGAGTTCCATTTCGAAAGTCCTTAGATTTAGAGGAGATACCTCATATCCTGCAACAACTGTTTATTCAATCAGAAGATCAATTCTTTTATCAACATAAGGGATTTGATTTAACAGCAATAACTCGTGCCTTTATTTTGAATGCGAAACACAATGGAATTGAACAAGGTGGTTCGACCATTACGCAACAATTAGTGAGAAATGTTTATCTTACTCATGAGCAAACCTATAGTAGAAAGATGAATGAATTAATCCTGTCTTACCAACTAGAAAAGGAATTTTCCAAGGATAAAATTTTAGAAACCTACTTAAACGCTATTTACTTTGCTAATCAAGCTTACGGGGTGGAAGCTGCATCTAAAACGTATTTTGCGAAAACAGTTGGAGAGTTATCTACAGCAGAGATGGCTTTTATTGCTGCAATTCCGAACAACCCAACGTTATACGACCCATACAAAAACTTCGAAAAAACGAAAGAACGCCAGGAGAGACTACTCTCTATCTTAGCTCAGCAAGAAGTACTGACTAATGAGGAAGCGGAAAAAGGTAAACAAGAGAAAATCGTTTTAGCTAGTCCTACGGAATATCTCTCTTATGATAACTACATTAGCTTTGTGGAAAGAGAGATGAGAGACCTTATTCAATCTTCCTACAGTTTGACCGATGAAACAGAAGTGCAACAAAAAGCAGTAGAAGCAAAAGTAGCTCAAGTTCTACAAAAAGGCGTAAAGATATACACGTATATGGATCCTTCAACGCAAAAGAATACAGAAAACGCGCTAGATTTGCTTTCCTCCAAAGACGAGCTTCAAGGGGCTAGTGTTGTGATTAATCACAAAGAAAATAGTATTATTGCCCTTACAGGCGGGGTTAACTATTCTAGAGGTGACTTTCATCGTGGCTTTCAGGCAGTACGTCAACCTGGTTCTACTATTAAACCTTTATTAAGCTATGCACCGTATATAGAAAGAAAAAATAGCTCAATCTATGATTCAGTAGATGCACGAACGGTTTGTTTTACTTCAACGTATTGCCCATCCAACTATGGGGGGCAAAATACGGAGTTGTTACCCTTACTACTGCTATGTCAAAATCACTTAACACTGCAGCTGTCAAATTATTAG
- a CDS encoding penicillin-binding transpeptidase domain-containing protein, whose amino-acid sequence MSKSLNTAAVKLLADITPTEAFKDISAFEFQHITQEDIRLPSALGGFTFGVTPLELTRAYTVFSTQKYVPARAIKKVTDLDGNILYAWNDQPKMLWSEETVDKTRELLINVVRNGTARRLYSPTVERGGKTGTTNDFIDFWYVGFQGDYTAGVWIGKDVPENIQRFEKENLTLKIWEQSIPK is encoded by the coding sequence ATGTCAAAATCACTTAACACTGCAGCTGTCAAATTATTAGCTGATATTACCCCTACAGAAGCTTTTAAGGATATTAGTGCATTTGAATTTCAACATATAACACAAGAAGACATAAGACTTCCATCCGCTCTAGGTGGTTTTACTTTTGGTGTAACACCGTTAGAATTAACACGCGCTTACACTGTCTTTTCTACACAAAAGTATGTACCTGCTAGAGCAATAAAGAAAGTGACTGATTTAGACGGAAACATCCTTTATGCATGGAACGATCAACCTAAAATGCTTTGGTCAGAAGAAACAGTTGATAAGACGCGAGAATTATTAATAAATGTAGTAAGGAACGGGACTGCGCGAAGGTTATATTCTCCTACAGTAGAACGTGGTGGAAAGACTGGAACAACAAACGACTTTATTGATTTTTGGTATGTCGGTTTTCAAGGAGACTACACAGCTGGCGTCTGGATTGGGAAAGACGTTCCAGAAAATATACAGCGCTTTGAAAAAGAGAACTTAACATTAAAAATCTGGGAGCAATCTATTCCAAAATAA
- a CDS encoding DUF5366 family protein encodes MKNTYLAGYIPLATIMLFSLAFSVNVQSITIGVMKDIGLYAGLLEFLSEVELKFAVLSMYFVAFFMIFCAVKIVSETIHEMGLLFFSNETEGSSLLKVKGTGVVYILAGLIALFVTFSFLLVLGIFVLSTVVYFFLFIYRMSDSFSVMGTLGFIFFEVIAWACIITGIGYIVLKLYTSVVAVI; translated from the coding sequence ATGAAGAATACATATTTAGCTGGCTATATTCCATTAGCTACAATCATGTTATTTAGTTTGGCTTTTAGTGTAAATGTCCAAAGCATAACCATAGGAGTAATGAAAGATATCGGATTGTATGCGGGTTTATTAGAATTCTTATCAGAAGTTGAACTAAAGTTTGCCGTTCTCTCAATGTATTTTGTAGCTTTTTTTATGATTTTTTGTGCGGTAAAAATAGTATCTGAAACCATACATGAAATGGGGCTGTTGTTTTTTTCGAATGAAACAGAGGGAAGTAGCCTGTTAAAAGTCAAAGGAACAGGAGTAGTATACATACTTGCTGGATTAATTGCCCTCTTTGTTACTTTTTCGTTTCTTTTGGTGCTGGGCATTTTTGTACTTTCCACTGTAGTTTATTTCTTCCTATTTATCTATCGTATGAGTGACTCGTTCTCTGTAATGGGAACTCTCGGTTTCATTTTTTTTGAAGTAATTGCCTGGGCTTGTATCATTACGGGAATTGGATATATTGTTTTAAAACTGTATACAAGTGTAGTAGCTGTCATTTAA